In a genomic window of Brassica rapa cultivar Chiifu-401-42 chromosome A10, CAAS_Brap_v3.01, whole genome shotgun sequence:
- the LOC103844542 gene encoding cullin-1, with amino-acid sequence MYRETIIDFEQGCKCLEAGVSELKRILEEETTSETLIDPKQYLELYTTIYNMCIQKHPHDYSQRLYNKYRDIVEHYAKKTVLPSIQQKHDEYLLRELSRRWGHYKVFVKWLSHFFNYLERFFISQRNQPPLLEVAMKSFRDRVYLEVQVSAKDVVIALIHKEREGEQIDRELLKNVLDVFVQSGMGTIERYKEDLEMFLLEETESYYARKASSWIQECSCPEYMIKSEESLKKEKERVTHYLHSSTESKLVEIVQDILLVSVEKHLLEKEHSGCSALLRDDKIDDLSRMYMLYHPIPKGLEPVADAFRVHVTREGNALIKQAQDAAANGSFVEAQLLVGKIIDLHEKYMVYVMGCFKNHAFFHKALKEAFEVFCNKKVGGSYGPELLANFCDSLFKKSGNDKLSDEAMEATIDNVIKLLDYISDKDIFAEFYRKKLARRLLFDHHKVNKEHETSMITKLKRQQGGQYTSKMEGMVTDMQLAKEFQKGFKGSLTKKPGGIDLAVTVLTTIHWPSYKKSTDLNLPREMVQCVEAFNSYYQSITTARKLSWIYSLGTCHVIGSFDPKPIELVLSTYQAVVLCLFNDTERLTCQEIIEQLNLSHEDLVRVLISLSCAKYRILNKEPASKSIATTDVFEFNSKFTDTMRRIKVSIPPPSMEEREKVVEDVDRDRRYAIDACIVRIMKSRKVLPHQQLVAQCAEQLSRMFKPDIKMIKKRIEDLMARDYLERDAEDHHIFKYVA; translated from the exons ATGTATCGCGAGACGATCATCGACTTTGAGCAAGGATGCAAGTGCTTGGAAGCTGGTGTTTCGGAGCTGAAAAGGATTCTTGAAGAAGAGACTACGTCTGAGACACTGATTGATCCGAAACAATACTTAGAGCTGTACACAACAATCTACAACATGTGCATCCAGAAACACCCTCACGATTACTCTCAGAGGCTTTATAATAAGTACCGCGACATCGTCGAACACTACGCCAAGAAAACG GTGTTGCCTAGTATTCAGCAGAAGCATGATGAGTACTTGCTGAGAGAGCTTTCTCGTAGGTGGGGTCATTACAAAGTGTTCGTTAAGTGGCTATCCCACTTCTTCAACTATCTTGAACGTTTCTTCATTTCACAAAGAAACCAGCCGCCACTTCTTGAAGTTGCCATGAAGTCCTTCCGCGACCGTGTTTACCTTGAGGTGCAAGTCAGTGCCAAAGATGTTGTTATAGCACTG ATTCATAAAGAACGTGAGGGGGAACAGATTGATAGAGAACTACTGAAAAATGTATTAGACGTCTTTGTTCAGAGTGGGATGGGAACTATTGAAAGGTATAAAGAGGATCTTGAGATGTTTTTGCTTGAAGAAACAGAATCTTACTACGCACGCAAGGCCTCAAGCTGGATCCAGGAGTGTTCTTGCCCTGAGTACATGATAAAGTCTGAGGAGTctttgaagaaggagaaggagagagTCACACACTACCTTCATTCAAGCACTGAGTCCAAGCTAGTTGAGATTGTGCAGGATATATTGTTGGTTTCGGTTGAAAAGCATCTTCTAGAGAAAGAGCACTCAGGCTGCAGTGCATTGCTGAGAGATGACAAGATTGATGATCTCTCCAGGATGTACATGCTTTATCATCCGATTCCCAAAGGTTTGGAACCTGTTGCAGACGCCTTCAGGGTTCATGTTACTAGAGAGGGGAATGCACTTATCAAACAAGCTCAAGACGCAGCTGCTAATGGTAGCTTTGTGGAGGCACAGTTGCTTGTGGGAAAGATAATCGACTTGCACGAGAAGTACATGGTCTATGTCATGGGCTGTTTCAAGAACCACGCATTCTTCCATAAGGCGTTGAAAGAAGCTTTTGAAGTCTTCTGTAACAAGAAAGTGGGTGGAAGCTATGGTCCAGAGTTACTTGCAAACTTTTGTGACAGTCTCTTCAAGAAGTCAGGGAATGACAAGCTGAGTGATGAAGCTATGGAGGCTACTATTGACAAT GTGATTAAGCTGCTTGATTATATAAGTGACAAGGACATATTCGCCGAGTTTTATAG GAAGAAGCTAGCACGTAGGCTCTTGTTCGATCATCACAAGGTTAATAAGGAGCATGAAACAAGTATGATTACAAAGCTCAAAAGACAACAGGGTGGCCAGTATACTTCTAAGATGGAGGGCATG GTAACAGATATGCAACTGGCAAAAGAATTTCAAAAGGGCTTCAAGGGAAGCTTAACCAAAAAGCCAGGTGGAATTGATTTGGCAGTCACTGTTCTCACCACAATTCATTGGCCGAGTTACAAAAAATCCACCGACCTCAATCTACCACGTGAAATGGTCCAGTGTGTTGAAGCTTTCAACTCTTATTATCAATCGATAACCACTGCGAGGAAGCTCAGCTGGATTTATTCTCTGGGAACATGTCATGTAATTGGAAGTTTCGATCCTAAACCAATCGAGTTGGTCCTTTCTACCTACCAg GCTGTTGTGCTATGTCTTTTCAACGACACAGAAAGACTAACCTGCCAGGAGATCATTGAACAACTAAACCTCAGCCATGAAGATCTTGTAAGGGTGCTTATATCCCTCTCATGCGCAAAGTACAGGATTCTTAACAAGGAACCAGCCTCAAAGAGCATCGCTACAACGGATGTTTTCGAGTTCAACTCCAAGTTCACCGATACAATGCGGAGAATCAAG GTCTCTATTCCTCCACCTTCAATGGAAGAACGGGAGAAAGTAGTTGAAGATGTTGATCGAGATAGACGCTATGCGATTGATGCTTGTATTGTGAGGATCATGAAGAGCAGGAAAGTGTTGCCCCATCAACAGTTGGTCGCTCAATGTGCTGAGCAGCTTAGCCGAATGTTCAAG CCTGATATAAAGATGATCAAGAAACGGATTGAGGATTTGATGGCGAGAGATTACTTGGAGAGGGATGCAGAAGATCACCACATTTTCAAATATGTGGCTTAG
- the LOC103844543 gene encoding uncharacterized protein LOC103844543, whose translation MFLALTLMLLSLILMRSSRMYWDIFRKILKVEFLLRIWYGGYGSFLSMYQRSPVCKSPPPQGQHQVVSGSKCSASSAVPQVSVSGSTSKAPPASDVLVKSSNIGTSDSKPKSATKPSSSGPLNHKTFRLRIKVGSSDLSSPKNVSTYNSKQGFNTPPSTSEGEEGLLNGIHDSPTKILMAIVSFPLHKDQLLSPLSDDLIQLGKKEKIITDSGYVSVNKSDSKPELEKVSKSETRNEDQILKSELPEAHKSQKGSSRNSLRGKDTAVNISNTAVVDKYQEDIGGSEDVCEGLVGDSGESKEQEQSSLVIEAKKEKLSEENALKESLDSVQSDEEACKHLPLGVGSERELSGTCKKPKTGKSRFSSVDQPGSNKTLDGVNKTMITQASAHKLKDIAKASSHDGHEDRKRKQEENKASGDCMRLREAAAMESAVEKVRKKKRLKGSSCDKDRGSSQENGRDSASHLPIRASSPSLLCKDLSSEIIKTNVHEVKGSLVDTPAPSALDPLEPKPGRNSEGDEHHDIDFSAGDALKRCRDGQGYSTMDNPGTTKEGAQSSKDTAVEVKTKESRSKKIPTRKVSRESNKEGSKEYQDPDTKLDTNGSHFHSPQNSDKAKTIRGKSNHLEVTAEKVKNKPSPPVEVLGHGTEISNTKEQMMRNDNHSSLNQKQNGSTHKDDDVGSSPLKKESTCQTASNSIKEATDLKHMADRLKNVVSNQESTSVYFQAALKFLHGASLLESSGSIARSNDIYGSTSKLCEFCAHEYEKNKDMGAAALAYKCMEVAYLRITYSSHGNINRYRSELQAALQEIPSGGSPSFASDGENPNQTLAAEKAALSNTVRSSPRVTGNHVLSSGNNFSLSQLLSFSQNVSYAMDASRKAQTAFAIAKGISSGTRYSSNGIASIKRALDFDFQDMEKLLRVVRLAMESINM comes from the exons ATGTTTCTTGCGTTGACCCTGATGTTGCTCTCTCTTATATT gatGAGAAGCTCGAGAATGTATTGGGACATTTTCAGAAAGATTTTGAAGGTGGAGTTTCTGCTGAGAATTTGG TATGGTGGCTATGGTTCGTTTTTGTCTATGTATCAAAGATCTCCTGTTTGTAAGAGTCCACCACCACAAGGTCAACACCAGGTG GTGAGCGGATCTAAATGCTCAGCTTCATCGGCTGTTCCTCAAGTATCAGTATCTGGTTCCACTTCTAAAGCTCCTCCTGCTTCCGATGTTTTGGTCAAATCAAGTAATATAGGGACATCTGATAGCAAACCAAAATCTGCCACTAAACCTTCTTCTTCTGGTCCATTGAATCATAAGACATTCAGACTCCGTATTAAAGTTGGTTCAAGTGACCTCTCCTCACCTAAAAACGTTTCAACCTATAATAGTAAACAAGGCTTCAATACGCCACCATCAACTTCAGAAGGTGAAGAAGGGTTACTTAATGGGATTCATGATTCGCCCACTAAAATTCTTatg GCTATCGTGTCGTTCCCTTTGCATAAAGATCAGCTTTTATCACCTCTCTCTGATGATCTCATTCAGTtgggaaagaaagaaaagatcaTAACAGATTCTGGATATGTTTCTGTCAACAAGTCAGACTCAAAGCCTGAACTGGAAAAGGTTAGTAAGAGTGAGACAAGGAATGAAGACCAGATATTGAAGTCAGAGCTGCCTGAAGCACATAAGTCACAAAAAGGTTCTAGCAGGAATAGTTTGAGAGGCAAGGACACTGCTGTAAATATAAGTAATACGGCTGTAGTAGATAAATATCAAGAAGATATTGGAGGATCCGAAGATGTGTGTGAAGGACTCGTTGGTGATTCAGGAGAATCAAAAGAACAAGAACAAAGTAGCCTGGTTATTGAAGCTAAGAAAGAAAAGCTTTCAGAAGAAAATGCATTGAAGGAGAGTTTAGACAGTGTTCAAAGTGATGAAGAGGCATGTAAGCATCTTCCTTTGGGAGTGGGATCTGAAAGAGAACTTTCTGGGACTTGTAAGAAACCAAAGACTGGAAAATCACGTTTCTCTTCTGTAGATCAACCTGGATCCAACAAAACTCTGGACGGCGTTAATAAAACTATGATTACTCAAGCCTCAGCCCATAAACTGAAGGATATTGCCAAGGCTTCCTCGCATGATGGACATGAAGACAGAAAGAGGAAACAGGAGGAAAATAAAGCAAGTGGAGATTGTATGAGACTTAGAGAAGCTGCAGCAATGGAGTCAGCTGTAGAGAAAGTTAGAAAGAAAAAGAGGCTTAAGGGTTCAAGTTGTGATAAGGACAGAGGAAGTAGTCAGGAAAATGGTAGAGATAGTGCTTCTCACCTACCTATTAGGGCGTCGTCTCCAAGTTTATTATGTAAGGATTTGAGCTCTGAAATTATCAAAACTAATGTCCATGAAGTCAAAGGTTCGCTAGTTGACACACCAGCCCCTTCAGCCTTAGACCCACTTGAGCCTAAACCAGGAAGAAACTCAGAAGGGGATGAACACCATGACATTGACTTTAGTGCTGGTGATGCGTTAAAAAGATGCCGAGATGGTCAAGGTTATAGCACTATGGATAACCCAGGGACAACAAAGGAGGGTGCACAAAGTTCCAAAGACACTGCTGTTGAAGTAAAGACAAAAGAAAGTAGAAGCAAGAAAATACCTACTAGAAAAGTGTCTAGGGAGAGTAATAAAGAAGGCTCAAAGGAATATCAAGATCCTGATACTAAGCTAGATACAAATGGTAGTCATTTTCATTCTCCACAGAACTCTGACAAAGCAAAAACTATTCGTGGGAAGAGCAACCACTTGGAAGTGACAGCTGAGAAAGTAAAGAATAAACCATCTCCACCAGTTGAAGTCTTGGGGCACGGCACTGAGATATCAAATACAAAGGAACAGATGATGAGAAATGATAATCACAGTTCACTAAACCAAAAGCAGAATGGAAGTACGCATAAGGATGATGATGTTGGCTCAAGCCCTTTGAAAAAGGAATCCACGTGTCAGACTGCCTCCAACTCAATCAAAGAGGCTACAGATTTGAAACACATGGCTGATCGTCTTAAG AATGTTGTGTCCAATCAAGAGAGCACTAGTGTTTACTTTCAGGCCGCGCTTAAATTTCTTCATGGTGCTTCTCTTTTGGAGTCCTCTGGTAGCATTGCCAGATCCAATGATATTTATGGCAGCACATCAAAACTTTGCGA GTTCTGTGCTCATGAATATgagaaaaataaagatatgGGGGCAGCTGCTCTTGCTTATAAATGTATGGAAGTAGCATATCTGAGGATAACTTATTCCTCCCATGGAAACATAAACAGATACCGGTCTGAGTTGCAAGCAGCTCTGCAAGAGATTCCTTCAG GTGGATCTCCATCCTTTGCTTCTGATGGTGAAAAtccaaaccagacattggcagCAGAGAAGGCTGCCTTGTCCAACACTGTGAGGTCATCTCCTAGAGTAACCGGAAATCATGTTCTCTCTTCAGGAAACAACTTCTCTCTTTCACAGCTTTTGTCATTT TCACAAAACGTAAGCTATGCTATGGACGCATCAAGAAAAGCACAGACAGCGTTTGCAATTGCAAAGGGAATATCGTCTGGCACTCGATACAGTAGTAATGGCATAGCATCCATCAAAAGGGCTCTTGATTTCGATTTTCAGGACATGGAGAAACTGTTGCGTGTGGTGAGGCTTGCAATGGAATCCATAAACATGTGA
- the LOC108868796 gene encoding LOW QUALITY PROTEIN: peroxisome biogenesis protein 6 (The sequence of the model RefSeq protein was modified relative to this genomic sequence to represent the inferred CDS: deleted 4 bases in 2 codons) encodes MQICWRVIFSASPDPLPPRGGENVSDSKFDSFDDSALVGLSTQSLKRLSINAGSLVVINNIDISIQRIAQVVVLDPPPKTTTLDDASLVLDSLHTMLVFPTYDLMMTQQLLSQEVAYLSPMLAFNLGLHVSCLKSLVHRGNEVLEKYFVAKFDEGESAVGGSKIGLELEPVRRKANFGQSLLNYSSHAQVIAMEPSNERFLRVSHYQTALVLGGTVSSGLPPDLLVSRSKVPMPLQEDAVNVLASVLSPPLCPSALSSKLRVAVLLHGLPGCGKRTVVNYVARRLGLHVVEYSCHSLLSSSERKTSTALAHAFNMARRYTPTILLLHHFDVFKNLGSQDGSQGDRVGVASEIASVIRELTEPVSNGEYSSMEEESNDTSSVDEVGKFRGHQVLLIASAESTEGLSPTIRRCFIHEIRMGSLNDEQRSEMLSQSLQGVSQLLNTSSDEFVKELVGQTSGFLPRDLRALVADAGANLFNSKESETEKMNSLSGDHVGDDVDQSSQLDKSNETLIPKEDFTKALDRSKKRNASALGAPKVPNVKWDDVGGLEDVKTSILDTVQLPLLHKDLFSSGLRKRSGVLLYGPPGTGKTLLAKAVATECSLNFMSVKGPELINMYIGESEKNVRDIFEKARSARPCVIFFDDEIDSLAPARGASGDSGGVMDRVVSQMLAEIDGLSDSSQDLFIIGASNRPDLIDPALLRPGRFDKLLYVGVNADASYRERVLKALTRKFKLSEDVSLYSVAKKCPSTFTGADMYALCADAWFQAAKRQVLNSDSEDSVPEDDPDSVVVEYVDFIKAMDQLSPSLSISELKKYEALRNRFEGRSS; translated from the exons ATGCAAATATGTTGGCGCGTCATCTTCTCAGCATCACCTGATCCTCTTCCTCCTCGGGGCGGAGAGAACGTTTCCGATTCAAAGTTTGATTCTTTCGATGACTCCGCATTGGTCGGACTCTCGACTCAATCGCTCAAGAGACTTTCAATCAACGCTGGCTCTTTG GTTGTTATCAACAACATCGACATAAGCATCCAACGCATTGCGCAAGTCGTTGTACTTGATCCTCCTCCCAAGACGACGACGTTGGATGATGCTTCTCTCGTTTTGGACTCTCTTCATACAATGCTTGTCTTTCCTACTTACGATTTGATGATGACTCAGCAGTTACTATCTCAAGAGGTTGCTTACTTGTCTCCGATGTTAGCCTTTAATCTCGGCTTGCACGTGTCTTGCCTGAAGTCCCTCGTCCATCGAGGGAACGAGGTCTTGGAGAAGTATTTTGTTGCTAAATTCGACGAAGGGGAATCTGCGGTGGGTGGCTCTAAGATTGGTTTGGAGTTGGAACCTGTG AGGAGAAAAGCTAATTTTGGCCAGAGTTTACTGAACTATAGTTCACATGCTCAGGTTATTGCGATGGAACCTTCTAATGAGAGATTTCTTCGAGTCAGTCACTACCAAACCGCTCTTGTACTTGGAGGAACGGTCTCTTCTGGTCTTCCACCGGATTTGCTGGTTTCTAGATCAAAGGTTCCTATGCCTTTGCAGGAGGACGCAGTAAATGTTTTGGCGTCGGTGCTTTCTCCACCGCTCTGCCCATCAGCACTCTCCTCAAAGCTCAGGGTTGCTGTTTTACTACATGGCCTGCCTG GGTGCGGGAAGCGAACTGTTGTTAACTATGTTGCTAGGAGGTTGGGCCTGCATGTAGTTGAATATAGCTGTCACAGTTTATTATCATCATCTGAAAGGAAGACGTCTACTGCTCTGGCACATGCTTTTAATATGGCACGAAG GTATACACCAACGATACTTCTGCTCCACCATTTCGATGTTTTTAAAAATCTGGGATCTCAGGATGGCTCACAGGGGGATCGAGTTGGCGTGGCCTCTGAGATTGCATCGGTTATTAGGGAACTCACTGAGCCAGTTTCTAATGGTGAATACAGCTCCATGGAAGAAGAATCGAATGACACTTCC TCTGTAGATGAAGTTGGGAAGTTTAGGGGACACCAGGTGCTGTTAATCGCATCTGCTGAAAGCACTGAAGGTCTATCTCCGACAATCAGGCGTTGCTTTATCCATGAGATACGGATGGGTTCTCTAAATGACGAACAGAGATCTGAGATGCTGTCTCAGTCACTCCAAGGTGTTTCTCAGCTCCTTAAT ACCAGCTCAGATGAATTTGTGAAAGAATTAGTTGGGCAGACTTCTGGTTTCCTACCTCGGGACTTGCGTGCTCTTGTAGCTGATGCTGGTGCCAACTTATTCAACAGTAAAGAGTCCGAGACTGAAAAGATGAATTCTCTGTCGGGTGATCATGTTGGAGATGATGTAGACCAGTCAAGTCAACTAGATAAGAGCAACGAGACATTAATACCTAAGGAAGACTTCACTAAAGCTTTGGATCGATCAAAGAAGAGAAATGCATCAGCCCTTGGTGCTCCTAAG GTTCCGAATGTGAAATGGGATGATGTTGGTGGGCTTGAGGATGTGAAGACTTCGATATTGGACACAGTTCAGTTACCTCTCCTGCATAAAGATTTATTCTCATCTGGACTACGTAAACGTTCTGGTGTGCTTCTCTATGGCCCTCCAGGAACAGGGAAA ACTTTACTGGCAAAAGCTGTGGCGACAGAGTGTTCTTTAAATTTCATGAGCGTAAAAGGTCCAGAGCTAATCAACATGTATATTGGCGAGTCAGAGAAAAATGTTCGAGATATATTCGAAAAG GCGAGATCAGCACGGCCGTGTGTGATCTTCTTTGAT GATGAGATTGATTCACTTGCTCCAGCTCGAGGTGCTTCTGGTGATTCAGGAGGAGTCATGGACCGAGTGGTCTCTCAGATGCTTGCAGAGATTGATGGACTCAGCGATTCTTCCCAGGATCTGTTCATTATAGGAGCAAGCAACAGGCCTGACCTGATTGATCCAGCTCTTTTACGACCTGGCAGATTCGACAAACTTCTTTATGTCGGAGTCAACGCTGATGCGTCTTACAGAGAAAG GGTCCTAAAAGCACTAACTCGGAAATTCAAGCTAAGCGAAGATGTATCGCTTTATTCAGTAGCAAAGAAGTGTCCCTCTACGTTCACTGGCGCTGATATGTATGCATTGTGTGCGGATGCTTGGTTTCAGGCAGCTAAGAG ACAGGTCTTGAATTCAGATTCAGAGGATTCTGTTCCAGAAGATGATCCAGATTCTGTAGTTGTAGAGTATGTGGATTTTATAAAG GCGATGGATCAGCTATCGCCATCACTCTCCATAAGTGAACTTAAGAAGTATGAGGCGCTTCGAAACCGATTTGAAGGCCGTTCCAGCTAA